A region from the Chrysoperla carnea chromosome 4, inChrCarn1.1, whole genome shotgun sequence genome encodes:
- the LOC123297693 gene encoding 39S ribosomal protein L43, mitochondrial, with amino-acid sequence MSNSHLFLKSAFPRAPLQNGLGRYVCQLQRLTIRYCKSHGSSRGVREFLESKLLDFSKANEGVVVYVKPRRHKGPSLVAEYLNGDRQVIFCKDYTKEEVGKWIELLRTQSGEKTNVRFRKLWHTDNPSIQGPWTPFTFREPSINLTKFPNNELSSSIKLEPTATETLIELFEKQKLESK; translated from the exons atgtctaatagtcatttgtttttaaagtctGCGTTCCCAAGAGCTCCTTTACAAAACGGCTTAGGACGTTATGTATGTCAATTACAACGACTAACTATTCGGTATTGTAAAAGTCATGGAAGTAGCAGAGGTGTGAG GGAatttcttgaatcaaaattattagatttttcaAAAGCAAATGAGGGAGTTGTTGTATATGTAAAACCACGACGACATAAAGGACCAAGTTTGGTTGCAGAATATT TAAACGGAGATCGCCAAGTGATATTTTGTAAAGATTACACAAAGGAAGAAGTGGGAAAATGGATTGAACTTTTAAGAACTCAAAGCGGTGAAAAAACAAATGTTCGCTTTCGTAAATTATGGCACACCGATAATCCATCTATTCAAGGTCCATGGACACCATTTACGTTTAGAGAACCATCAATTAACTTGACTAAGTTTCCTAATAATGAATTGTCAAGCTCAATAAAATTGGAACCAACAGCtacagaaactttaattgagCTATTCGAAAAACAGAAACTTGAATCTaaatag